One part of the Enterococcus sp. DIV1094 genome encodes these proteins:
- the xerC gene encoding tyrosine recombinase XerC has translation MLNLFWDQKVGVKRMKSTLQEDFLRYLIIERGYSEKTKSAYEEDINDFQRFLAESGESDLLKVSYLDVRVYLSYLSDKSYSRNSVSRKIASLRSFYQYLLREEKIAENPFSYVHLKKKNVKLPRFFYENEMQSLFESVTGDSPLALRDRALLEVLYGSGIRLSECSQLTMSAIDFGTEVMLIHGKGNKERYAPLGSFAQDALQEYFAKGRSFLMTKYHKSHDHVFVNHHGEPITPTGIEYVLNQIIKKSSLDSDIHPHMLRHTFATHLLNNGADMRTVQELLGHANLSTTQIYAHVTKESLQKNYRSFHPRA, from the coding sequence ATGCTAAATTTATTTTGGGATCAAAAGGTAGGTGTAAAAAGAATGAAATCAACTTTGCAAGAAGATTTTTTACGTTATTTAATTATTGAGCGTGGTTATTCAGAAAAAACAAAATCAGCCTATGAAGAAGATATCAACGATTTTCAGCGATTCTTAGCGGAATCGGGCGAATCTGATCTGCTGAAAGTAAGCTATTTGGACGTGAGAGTGTATTTGAGCTATCTGTCAGATAAATCATACAGTCGAAATTCAGTCAGTCGAAAAATCGCAAGTTTACGTTCCTTTTATCAATACCTTCTGCGTGAAGAAAAAATTGCAGAAAACCCATTTTCGTATGTTCACTTAAAGAAAAAAAATGTCAAACTACCGCGTTTTTTTTATGAGAATGAGATGCAAAGTTTATTCGAAAGTGTCACTGGGGATAGTCCTCTAGCACTTAGAGATCGAGCGTTACTTGAAGTTCTCTACGGATCAGGTATCCGTCTGAGTGAATGTAGCCAATTGACGATGTCTGCCATCGACTTTGGGACAGAGGTGATGTTGATCCATGGAAAAGGAAATAAAGAACGTTATGCGCCGTTGGGTTCATTTGCGCAAGATGCTTTGCAAGAGTATTTTGCCAAGGGACGCAGCTTCTTAATGACGAAATACCATAAGTCACATGACCATGTCTTTGTAAATCATCATGGAGAACCGATCACACCTACTGGTATTGAATATGTATTAAACCAAATCATCAAAAAAAGTAGTTTGGATAGCGATATCCATCCTCACATGCTACGTCATACTTTTGCGACACACTTATTAAACAACGGTGCGGATATGCGTACGGTGCAAGAACTTTTAGGTCACGCAAATTTATCAACGACCCAAATCTATGCGCATGTTACAAAAGAAAGTTTACAAAAAAATTATCGCTCGTTCCATCCACGAGCGTGA
- the hslV gene encoding HslVU peptidase proteolytic subunit → MVESQFHSTTICAVEKNGKFAMAGDGQVTMGESVVMKGSARKVRRIYNGEVVVGFAGSVADAFTLEEKFEGKLNEYNGNLQRAAVELAQEWRTQQSMQKLEAMLIVMNDKEMLLVSGTGEVITPDDGILAIGSGGNFALAAARAMKNYAQNDMSAKEIAENALNIAADICVFTNHNIIVEEL, encoded by the coding sequence ATGGTAGAATCACAGTTTCATTCAACAACCATTTGTGCAGTTGAAAAAAACGGTAAATTCGCGATGGCTGGCGATGGTCAAGTCACAATGGGCGAATCAGTCGTCATGAAAGGCAGTGCTAGAAAAGTACGTCGTATCTACAATGGAGAAGTAGTTGTCGGCTTTGCTGGAAGTGTTGCCGACGCGTTTACTTTAGAAGAAAAATTTGAAGGCAAACTCAATGAATATAACGGAAATTTGCAAAGAGCAGCCGTTGAATTAGCCCAAGAATGGCGCACACAACAATCGATGCAAAAATTAGAAGCGATGCTGATCGTGATGAACGATAAAGAAATGTTGCTTGTTTCAGGTACAGGTGAAGTCATCACACCGGATGATGGCATCTTAGCCATCGGTTCTGGTGGAAACTTTGCTTTAGCTGCCGCACGAGCAATGAAGAACTATGCTCAAAATGACATGAGTGCAAAAGAAATTGCTGAAAATGCGCTGAATATTGCCGCAGATATCTGTGTCTTTACAAATCACAACATTATTGTGGAAGAATTATAG
- the hslU gene encoding ATP-dependent protease ATPase subunit HslU encodes MYELKQTPKQIVSELDQYIIGQQAAKKSVAVALRNRYRRLQLDEKMQQDITPKNMLMIGPTGVGKTEIARRLAKIVNAPFVKVEATKFTEVGYVGRDVESMVRDLVENAIQIVEKSQYSRVRPQAKKNAEKQLVKILVPGIKKEQKQSNNQFEQMMNMFNASQQPAETQEEVTEEIRVNRRTVLEQLQKGLLDNREVTIEVQDQKKPAPMMNNGLEQMGIDLNETLGALTPKKKIERTVTVKEALELLIKEESAKLVNDADIHSEAIKLAESSGIIFIDEIDKITSKSQQSGEVSREGVQRDILPIVEGSQVNTKYGALQTDHILFIASGAFHLSKPSDLIPELQGRFPIRVELDDLTAEDFVKILTEPNNALVKQYIALIGTENVTVTFTKEAIERIAQIAYDVNRDTDNIGARRLHTILEKLLEDLLFEAPEMQMGEITITEAYVDDKLGSIAANEDLSRYIL; translated from the coding sequence ATGTATGAATTAAAACAAACACCAAAACAAATCGTCAGTGAGTTAGATCAATATATCATTGGCCAACAAGCAGCAAAAAAATCAGTGGCAGTTGCCCTTAGAAATCGTTATCGCCGTCTGCAATTAGACGAAAAAATGCAACAAGACATCACACCAAAAAACATGTTGATGATCGGACCAACTGGGGTTGGTAAAACAGAGATCGCGCGTCGTTTGGCGAAGATCGTCAATGCGCCTTTTGTCAAAGTTGAAGCAACGAAGTTTACGGAAGTTGGATATGTAGGACGTGACGTTGAGTCAATGGTTCGTGACCTTGTCGAAAATGCGATCCAAATCGTTGAAAAAAGTCAATATAGCCGCGTTCGCCCGCAAGCGAAGAAAAATGCGGAAAAACAATTAGTGAAAATTCTTGTACCTGGCATCAAAAAAGAGCAAAAACAATCAAACAACCAATTTGAACAAATGATGAATATGTTCAACGCTTCGCAACAACCGGCAGAAACGCAAGAAGAAGTGACCGAAGAGATTCGAGTGAATCGTCGCACAGTGTTAGAGCAATTGCAAAAAGGCTTGCTTGACAACCGAGAAGTGACGATCGAAGTACAAGATCAAAAGAAACCTGCACCAATGATGAACAATGGACTGGAACAAATGGGGATCGATTTGAACGAAACACTAGGTGCTTTGACACCTAAGAAAAAAATCGAACGTACAGTGACAGTCAAAGAAGCATTGGAGTTATTGATCAAAGAAGAGTCTGCCAAATTAGTCAATGATGCGGATATCCACAGCGAAGCAATCAAATTGGCTGAATCAAGCGGAATCATCTTCATTGATGAAATCGATAAGATCACCTCTAAATCCCAACAATCTGGGGAAGTATCAAGAGAAGGTGTGCAAAGAGATATCTTGCCGATCGTAGAAGGATCACAAGTCAATACGAAATACGGCGCATTACAAACAGACCATATTCTGTTTATCGCTTCAGGAGCGTTCCACTTGTCAAAACCAAGTGACTTGATTCCTGAATTACAAGGTCGATTCCCGATCCGTGTTGAGTTAGATGATTTAACAGCTGAGGATTTTGTCAAGATCTTGACTGAACCAAACAATGCGTTAGTCAAACAATATATTGCATTGATCGGTACCGAAAATGTAACTGTTACGTTTACGAAAGAAGCCATCGAACGCATTGCTCAGATCGCTTATGATGTGAACCGTGATACAGACAATATCGGCGCACGTCGTTTGCACACGATTTTAGAGAAATTGTTGGAAGACTTGTTGTTTGAAGCACCAGAAATGCAAATGGGAGAAATCACCATTACAGAAGCCTATGTCGATGATAAATTAGGATCAATTGCGGCGAATGAAGACTTGAGTCGCTATATATTATAA
- the codY gene encoding GTP-sensing pleiotropic transcriptional regulator CodY produces MTDLLTNTRKINKLLQQKNTFDMQADLPYDKMAVTLGAVLDSNTYIIGSEGVLLGYNERHDVNNDRVKTMFVQKQFPDAYTETVDLITKTEANIPITSDMTAFPFESREKYPFGLTTVVPIFGAGERLGTIILARMEQAFTDEDLVLAEYGATVVGMQILYQKSRDIEADVRSTTAVQMAINTLSYSELKAVQAIFDALEGNEGRLTASNIADKIGITRSVIVNALRKLESAGIIESRSLGMKGTYLKVLNARFKDELTKHSY; encoded by the coding sequence ATGACGGATTTGTTGACGAACACTCGAAAGATAAACAAATTATTGCAACAAAAAAATACGTTTGATATGCAGGCGGATTTACCTTACGATAAAATGGCGGTCACTTTAGGTGCTGTTTTAGATAGCAATACGTATATCATTGGCAGTGAAGGGGTTCTACTTGGTTACAATGAACGACACGATGTGAATAATGATCGTGTGAAGACAATGTTTGTACAAAAACAATTTCCTGATGCGTACACGGAAACGGTCGATTTGATCACAAAAACAGAAGCAAATATCCCAATTACAAGTGATATGACGGCATTTCCTTTTGAAAGCCGTGAAAAATATCCTTTTGGCTTAACGACAGTTGTGCCGATCTTTGGTGCCGGTGAACGATTGGGAACCATTATTTTAGCAAGAATGGAGCAAGCATTTACCGATGAAGACCTTGTGTTAGCAGAATATGGCGCAACGGTAGTAGGTATGCAGATCCTTTATCAAAAATCACGAGATATCGAAGCAGATGTCCGTAGTACGACTGCTGTCCAAATGGCGATCAATACGTTATCATACAGCGAATTGAAAGCAGTACAAGCCATTTTTGATGCGTTAGAAGGCAACGAAGGACGTTTGACTGCCTCAAATATTGCAGATAAGATCGGCATCACTCGCTCGGTGATCGTGAATGCCTTACGTAAACTTGAATCAGCTGGTATCATTGAATCTCGCTCACTAGGCATGAAAGGGACGTATTTAAAAGTATTGAATGCTCGGTTTAAAGACGAGCTAACGAAGCATAGTTATTAA
- a CDS encoding aldose 1-epimerase family protein has translation MTVIIQNDQLIAEISEHGAELISLKSKEHDLEYIWQGDPKYWGRHAPVLFPIVGRLKNDQYTYQGKTYSMGQHGFARDMDFEVAEHDKERAKFVLKSTPETKENYPFDFELVLVYELGGDGITVHYQVENIGEEEMYFSIGGHPAFNVPLEEGLTFEDFYLAFSPRKSRLRLPLSGPFIDMEQKTIGQTNTNLALMRDLFDQDALVFETRGLNAYSIRSEKSSHSVTLSYKDMPYVGIWSPYPKEAPFVCIEPWFGIADTVNSTGQLIEKAGINQLGAHELFKTKYSITVK, from the coding sequence ATGACTGTTATAATTCAAAATGATCAGCTGATTGCTGAGATTTCGGAACATGGAGCAGAATTGATCAGTTTGAAATCGAAAGAACATGATCTGGAATATATATGGCAAGGCGATCCTAAGTACTGGGGAAGACATGCCCCCGTTCTTTTTCCTATCGTTGGACGTTTGAAAAACGATCAGTATACGTATCAAGGAAAAACGTATTCGATGGGACAACACGGTTTTGCTCGTGACATGGATTTTGAAGTTGCTGAACACGACAAAGAACGTGCGAAGTTCGTACTGAAAAGTACCCCTGAAACAAAAGAAAACTATCCGTTTGATTTTGAACTAGTATTAGTTTATGAACTAGGCGGAGATGGGATCACTGTTCATTACCAAGTTGAAAATATTGGGGAAGAAGAGATGTATTTCTCCATTGGCGGTCATCCGGCATTCAATGTGCCATTAGAAGAAGGGTTGACGTTTGAAGATTTCTATTTGGCTTTTTCTCCTAGAAAATCACGTTTACGTTTACCATTATCTGGACCATTCATCGATATGGAACAAAAAACGATCGGTCAAACGAATACGAATCTTGCATTGATGCGTGATCTGTTTGATCAAGATGCGTTAGTATTCGAAACAAGAGGCTTGAATGCGTATAGTATCCGTAGTGAAAAATCAAGTCACAGTGTCACCCTAAGCTACAAAGACATGCCTTATGTCGGCATTTGGTCGCCGTATCCAAAAGAAGCGCCCTTTGTCTGCATCGAGCCTTGGTTCGGGATTGCTGATACCGTCAACAGTACTGGTCAGTTGATCGAAAAAGCGGGAATCAATCAATTGGGTGCGCACGAATTATTCAAGACGAAATATTCGATCACTGTGAAATAA
- the plsY gene encoding glycerol-3-phosphate 1-O-acyltransferase PlsY, which yields MKIILLFIVAYLLGSIPSGVWVGKIFFKKDIREHGSGNMGTTNTFRVLGKTAGTVVLFMDILKGTLATALPVIFHVTSVNPLWFGVCAILGHTFPIFAKFKGGKAVATSAGMLLGFNPLFFIYSSAIFVISLYCTSMVSLTSMISAVLITLSTIFLPYVAPAILPEPNLLLTLIACGVSAFIFYRHKDNIKRIKNKTESRIPFGLNSSKKK from the coding sequence ATGAAAATAATCTTATTGTTTATTGTAGCATATCTTTTGGGTTCCATTCCATCCGGAGTATGGGTTGGTAAAATCTTTTTTAAAAAAGACATCCGCGAACATGGTAGTGGGAATATGGGCACGACGAATACTTTCCGTGTTTTAGGAAAAACTGCTGGAACAGTTGTATTGTTCATGGACATTTTAAAAGGAACTTTAGCCACTGCTTTACCAGTCATTTTCCATGTTACTTCCGTCAATCCACTATGGTTTGGGGTATGCGCGATCTTAGGACATACATTTCCGATCTTCGCAAAGTTCAAAGGTGGCAAAGCGGTAGCAACAAGTGCCGGTATGTTGTTAGGCTTCAATCCACTCTTCTTTATTTACTCGTCTGCGATCTTTGTGATCAGTTTATATTGTACAAGTATGGTGAGCTTAACGAGTATGATCAGTGCGGTCTTGATCACTTTATCCACGATCTTTTTGCCGTACGTTGCGCCAGCGATCTTGCCAGAACCAAATTTACTTTTGACACTCATTGCTTGTGGTGTCTCCGCTTTTATTTTTTACCGTCATAAAGACAACATCAAACGAATCAAGAATAAAACAGAAAGCCGGATCCCATTCGGTTTGAATAGCAGTAAAAAGAAATGA
- a CDS encoding CoA-binding protein, whose protein sequence is MSFKNPEQATIFRYLQEAKTIAVVGLSNKPERTSYQIAQLLQEHGYRIIPVNPVLAGEEVLGEPVVAQLTDINEPIDIVDIFRRSEFLPEVAADFLKTDAKVFWAQLGIENEEAAEMLQAAGRNDIVMDRCIKIELAKMEQ, encoded by the coding sequence ATGTCATTTAAAAATCCAGAACAAGCAACCATCTTCCGTTATCTCCAAGAAGCAAAAACGATCGCAGTCGTTGGTTTAAGTAATAAGCCTGAACGGACAAGTTACCAAATTGCGCAATTATTACAAGAACACGGCTATCGTATCATTCCGGTCAATCCTGTTTTAGCAGGTGAAGAAGTGCTTGGTGAACCTGTTGTTGCACAACTGACGGATATCAATGAACCGATCGATATCGTGGATATTTTCCGTCGTAGTGAGTTTTTACCGGAAGTGGCAGCCGATTTCTTGAAAACAGATGCGAAGGTCTTCTGGGCACAGCTAGGTATTGAAAATGAAGAAGCTGCTGAAATGCTCCAAGCTGCTGGAAGAAATGACATCGTCATGGATCGCTGCATCAAGATCGAGCTAGCGAAGATGGAACAATAA
- the parE gene encoding DNA topoisomerase IV subunit B — protein sequence MAKKIKNEYNDASIQVLEGLEAVRKRPGMYIGSTDSRGLHHLVYEIVDNAVDEALSGYGNEIAVTIHEDNSVTVTDSGRGMPVGMHASGIPTVEVIFTVLHAGGKFGQGGYKTSGGLHGVGASVVNALSKWLTVTIVRDGIEYQQTFKQGGKPDGTLKKIGKTKKANGTSVHFLPDDSIFSTTKFSYDTLSERLRESAFLLKGVKITLTDLRGDEKVQEVFHYEEGIKEFVAYLNEEKDTLTPVVYFSGEKEGIEVEVAYQYNDGYSENVLSFVNNVRTKDGGTHEVGMKTAMTKAYNEYARKVGLLKERDKNLEGSDFREGLATVLSIRVPEHLLQFEGQTKEKLGTPIARSVVDNVMSEQMGFYLQENSEMSQMLVRKAIKAREAREAARKAREESRNGKKRKKGESLLSGKLTPAQSRNPKKNELYLVEGDSAGGSAKQGRDRKFQAILPLRGKVINTEKAKMQDILKNEEINTMIYTIGAGVGPEFSIEDCNYDKIIIMTDADTDGAHIQVLLLTFFYRYMKPLIEAGKVYIALPPLYKVSKGQGKKQVIEYAWTDDELAAVIKNIGKGYMLQRYKGLGEMNAEQLWETTMDPATRTLIRVRIDDAAQAERRVTTLMGDKVEPRRKWIENHVQFSLEEERSILDKKEETDTSSSVSNELLDEERIEENQNEQSVDVE from the coding sequence TTGGCAAAGAAAATTAAAAATGAATACAATGATGCCTCGATCCAAGTTCTTGAAGGATTAGAAGCAGTAAGAAAACGACCAGGGATGTATATCGGGTCGACTGATAGCCGAGGCTTGCATCATTTAGTCTATGAAATCGTTGATAATGCCGTAGATGAAGCTTTATCAGGCTACGGGAATGAAATCGCTGTAACGATCCACGAAGACAACAGTGTGACTGTTACAGATAGTGGTCGTGGAATGCCAGTTGGAATGCACGCTTCAGGGATTCCAACGGTTGAAGTCATCTTCACCGTATTGCATGCTGGCGGTAAGTTTGGCCAAGGAGGATATAAAACTTCTGGTGGGCTGCATGGTGTCGGTGCCAGTGTCGTCAATGCGTTGTCTAAATGGTTAACGGTGACGATCGTTCGTGATGGCATCGAATATCAACAAACATTCAAGCAAGGTGGAAAACCAGACGGAACATTGAAAAAAATCGGTAAAACGAAAAAAGCTAATGGTACGTCTGTTCATTTCTTACCAGATGATAGTATTTTCTCAACCACTAAATTCTCTTATGATACCTTGTCTGAACGTTTAAGAGAATCAGCGTTTCTGTTGAAAGGTGTAAAAATCACATTAACCGATCTAAGAGGCGACGAAAAGGTTCAAGAAGTCTTTCATTACGAAGAAGGAATCAAAGAATTTGTTGCGTATCTAAATGAAGAAAAAGATACGTTGACTCCAGTGGTCTATTTCTCTGGCGAAAAAGAAGGCATCGAAGTCGAAGTGGCTTATCAATATAACGACGGTTATTCTGAAAATGTGCTATCGTTTGTCAACAACGTTCGAACGAAAGATGGCGGTACGCATGAAGTCGGTATGAAAACAGCGATGACCAAAGCATACAATGAATATGCCCGAAAAGTCGGCTTGTTGAAAGAAAGAGATAAGAACTTAGAAGGTAGTGACTTCCGAGAAGGTCTTGCAACAGTCTTATCGATCCGTGTACCTGAACATTTGCTTCAGTTTGAAGGGCAAACAAAAGAAAAATTGGGGACACCGATCGCTCGTTCCGTCGTTGATAATGTCATGAGCGAGCAAATGGGCTTCTACTTGCAGGAAAACAGCGAGATGAGTCAGATGTTGGTCCGCAAGGCAATCAAAGCCAGAGAAGCACGTGAAGCGGCTCGTAAGGCGAGAGAAGAAAGCCGTAATGGCAAAAAACGGAAAAAAGGCGAATCTTTGCTTTCTGGAAAATTGACACCAGCACAGTCGAGAAATCCTAAGAAAAATGAATTGTATCTTGTCGAAGGAGATTCAGCTGGTGGTTCAGCCAAACAAGGAAGAGATCGGAAATTCCAAGCGATCTTACCACTTCGAGGAAAAGTCATCAATACCGAAAAAGCTAAGATGCAAGACATTTTGAAAAATGAAGAAATCAATACGATGATCTATACGATCGGTGCGGGCGTTGGCCCTGAATTTTCCATTGAAGATTGTAACTATGACAAAATCATCATCATGACCGATGCGGATACCGATGGTGCCCATATCCAAGTCTTATTGTTGACATTTTTCTATCGCTATATGAAACCTTTGATCGAAGCAGGCAAAGTTTACATTGCATTACCTCCTTTGTATAAAGTCTCAAAAGGCCAAGGGAAAAAACAAGTGATCGAATATGCTTGGACGGATGATGAATTAGCGGCAGTGATCAAAAACATCGGCAAAGGTTATATGTTGCAACGGTATAAAGGTCTTGGTGAAATGAATGCCGAACAATTATGGGAAACAACGATGGATCCAGCGACTCGGACATTGATCCGTGTTAGGATCGACGATGCCGCACAAGCAGAGC